Proteins co-encoded in one Bacteroidota bacterium genomic window:
- a CDS encoding CPBP family intramembrane glutamic endopeptidase produces the protein MPDPATLPPDAPAPLDATPVLRDAVPWAKPVRLNGLLERQRFHPLLMALMTFVGGFVVYQLVGSVVMIVAALGETGGGLDMEAVLESLEDNALALFGGNALGQAAGFLGFVLFVAWLHTRDTASFLRVRRSDGVHLGLSALGLLALLPLVAWLGALNADLPLPESWRAWDAQQVALIERVLGAEMNVLVTLLLVAVTPAVCEEVMFRGYLQRQVERSFGVAASVVLVGVLFGAFHLRPTQLLPLATLGLYMGFAVWVTGSLWAGVLVHLLNNGLAVVVSDYLARRPGPDLVALDAIAVPWYLAVLSAGATTGIVVLLLRRRRALLIRET, from the coding sequence ATGCCCGATCCTGCCACGCTGCCGCCTGACGCTCCGGCCCCGCTCGACGCGACGCCCGTGCTGCGGGACGCGGTGCCGTGGGCGAAGCCGGTGCGGCTGAACGGTCTGCTGGAGCGGCAGCGGTTCCACCCCCTCCTGATGGCGCTCATGACGTTCGTCGGCGGGTTCGTGGTCTACCAACTCGTCGGGTCGGTCGTGATGATCGTGGCGGCGCTCGGCGAAACGGGTGGAGGGCTGGACATGGAGGCGGTGCTGGAGTCGCTCGAGGACAACGCGCTGGCGCTCTTCGGCGGGAACGCGCTCGGGCAGGCGGCCGGGTTCCTCGGGTTCGTGCTGTTCGTGGCCTGGCTCCACACGCGGGATACGGCGTCGTTCCTGCGGGTGCGCCGGTCGGACGGGGTGCACCTCGGCCTGAGCGCCCTCGGCCTGCTCGCCCTCTTGCCGCTCGTGGCGTGGCTCGGCGCGCTCAACGCGGACCTGCCGCTGCCGGAGTCGTGGCGGGCGTGGGACGCGCAGCAGGTGGCGCTCATCGAGCGCGTCCTCGGGGCCGAGATGAACGTGCTCGTCACGCTCCTGCTCGTCGCCGTCACGCCGGCGGTCTGCGAGGAGGTGATGTTCCGGGGGTATTTGCAGCGGCAGGTCGAGCGGAGCTTCGGGGTGGCGGCGAGCGTCGTGCTCGTCGGGGTGCTCTTCGGGGCGTTCCACCTGCGCCCGACGCAGCTGCTCCCGCTGGCGACGCTCGGGCTCTACATGGGCTTCGCCGTGTGGGTGACCGGCAGCCTGTGGGCGGGCGTCCTCGTCCACCTGCTAAACAACGGACTCGCCGTCGTCGTGAGCGACTACCTCGCGCGCCGCCCGGGCCCCGACCTCGTCGCGCTCGACGCTATCGCGGTGCCGTGGTATCTTGCCGTCCTGAGCGCCGGTGCCACTACCGGGATCGTCGTGCTCCTCCTCCGGCGGCGGCGCGCTCTGCTGATTCGTGAGACGTGA
- a CDS encoding phosphatidate cytidylyltransferase — MSNLTQRLLTALVGVPLVIGAVYLGGWFFVGLMVLVGLLAQRDLYAMAEAGGIRPLKSVGLAVGALVIVRPVWAAALPLAVVGLAGALIAELWRRPLSDAVGGPIPNIGTTCLGVFYPAVLAGYFVELRVLSAEALGETDAVLLTLTAMVAIWAADTLAYFTGRAFGKRPLFPRISPKKTWAGSAGGVLGALAFVAVMKVTLVPLLSWVDVAVIGLVCGAVSQLGDLAESMFKRSVGVKDSGDYLPGHGGMLDRIDAMLIAVPLVVLYLDHVRGIW; from the coding sequence ATGAGCAACCTCACGCAGCGTCTCCTCACCGCGCTCGTCGGGGTCCCGCTCGTGATCGGGGCGGTCTACCTCGGCGGGTGGTTCTTCGTGGGCCTCATGGTGCTCGTCGGGCTGCTGGCGCAGCGCGACCTCTACGCGATGGCCGAGGCCGGCGGCATCCGGCCGCTCAAGAGCGTCGGCCTCGCCGTCGGCGCGCTCGTGATCGTCCGGCCGGTGTGGGCGGCGGCGCTTCCACTCGCGGTCGTCGGCCTCGCCGGGGCGCTCATCGCCGAACTGTGGCGGCGGCCCCTGAGCGACGCCGTCGGCGGCCCGATCCCGAACATAGGGACTACGTGCCTCGGGGTCTTCTACCCAGCCGTCCTGGCGGGCTACTTCGTCGAACTCCGCGTGCTGAGCGCCGAGGCCCTCGGCGAGACTGATGCGGTCCTCCTGACGCTCACCGCGATGGTGGCGATCTGGGCGGCCGATACGCTCGCCTACTTCACCGGGCGGGCCTTCGGCAAGCGCCCGCTCTTCCCGCGCATCTCGCCGAAGAAGACCTGGGCCGGGTCCGCCGGCGGAGTGCTCGGGGCGCTCGCCTTCGTAGCGGTGATGAAGGTCACGCTGGTGCCGCTCCTGTCGTGGGTCGACGTTGCGGTGATCGGCCTGGTCTGCGGCGCGGTGAGCCAGCTCGGCGACCTCGCCGAGAGCATGTTCAAGCGCTCGGTCGGGGTAAAGGACTCAGGCGATTACCTCCCCGGCCACGGCGGGATGCTCGACCGGATCGACGCCATGCTGATCGCCGTCCCGCTCGTCGTGCTCTACCTCGACCACGTTAGAGGTATTTGGTGA